A single region of the Lycium barbarum isolate Lr01 chromosome 2, ASM1917538v2, whole genome shotgun sequence genome encodes:
- the LOC132626872 gene encoding uncharacterized protein LOC132626872 isoform X3, producing MGDKKKAGALFVRLVSAAGTGFFYVKKKTKKLQTSQTKLEFRKFDHRVNRHVLFKEEKMK from the coding sequence ATGGGTGACAAGAAGAAGGCTGGAGCTCTTTTTGTGAGGCTTGTTTCAGCTGCTGGAACTGGATTCTTCTATGTAAAGAAGAAAACCAAAAAACTTCAGACGAGTCAGACGAAGCTTGAATTTAGAAAGTTTGATCATCGTGTCAATCGTCATGTTTTGTTCaaggaagaaaagatgaagtGA
- the LOC132626872 gene encoding uncharacterized protein LOC132626872 isoform X1, which yields MLVSFCSFEFFRDGESFQACWSDIGFTGVGMNNNNLLKIQFLWPSTLWLMGDKKKAGALFVRLVSAAGTGFFYVKKKTKKLQTSQTKLEFRKFDHRVNRHVLFKEEKMK from the exons ATGCTGGTTTCATTTTGTTCTTTTGAGTTTTTCCGGGATGGAGAGAGTTTTCAAGCATGTTGGTCGGATATCGGGTTCACAGGTGTTGGGATGAATAACAATAATTTACTAAAAATACAATTTCTCTGGCCATCAACACTCTG GCTGATGGGTGACAAGAAGAAGGCTGGAGCTCTTTTTGTGAGGCTTGTTTCAGCTGCTGGAACTGGATTCTTCTATGTAAAGAAGAAAACCAAAAAACTTCAGACGAGTCAGACGAAGCTTGAATTTAGAAAGTTTGATCATCGTGTCAATCGTCATGTTTTGTTCaaggaagaaaagatgaagtGA
- the LOC132626872 gene encoding uncharacterized protein LOC132626872 isoform X2 yields the protein MSLPPDQPSKVSFGQDRLMGDKKKAGALFVRLVSAAGTGFFYVKKKTKKLQTSQTKLEFRKFDHRVNRHVLFKEEKMK from the exons ATGTCCTTGCCTCCTGACCAACCTTCAAAAGTAAGCTTTGGTCAAG ATAGGCTGATGGGTGACAAGAAGAAGGCTGGAGCTCTTTTTGTGAGGCTTGTTTCAGCTGCTGGAACTGGATTCTTCTATGTAAAGAAGAAAACCAAAAAACTTCAGACGAGTCAGACGAAGCTTGAATTTAGAAAGTTTGATCATCGTGTCAATCGTCATGTTTTGTTCaaggaagaaaagatgaagtGA